AAAGAGATGAAGGAATTGAAATATATTGAAGTGAACAAATTATATAGAGAAACTAAGCTGAGTTATAATTAATTGTGGTTTATAATGGAAGCCATGGAAGAATTTTCAGGTGTGAGAAAAGGAGCATGGAGTAAATTTGAAGATGAACTTCTCAAAGCATGTGTTCATCTTTACGGGGAAGGACAATGGCACCTTGTTCCTCAGAGAGCAGGTGcacttctatttatttattgcttttaattttatctattttgttCATTGCTTGTGGTTGAAAATTACCTAATTATATAACTCAGAGACATCCTCGTAAAAGTtgcaattaataataaaacattttatgatTTCATGAGCCAAATCCAAATGTTTCTGTGTTTGGTATACGTAGGGTTGAAGAGATGCAGGAAGAGTTGTAGATTGAGATGGCTGAATTATTTGAAACCAAATATCAAGCGAGGAGATTTTAGTGAAGACGAGGTTGATTTGATGATCAAATTGCATAAACTTTTGGGAAACAGGTTTGTTATATTTGATATGTGAAATATGCATAAACTGTTTGTTTATTCAGAAAGCAGATATTCAAAGATTTTTAAGACATACCTAAATATTCTCAATATGTCTTATAATTGTtgagatttttaataaatttcaatcgAACTATGAATGAAGTATATGTTAAaagaatgtaataaaaattatgttggTAGCACTATTGTTTTTTTACACATTATAGGTTGACAATGACAGCATAAAGGTTGTGTCCGttgttatttaattagattGTTATTTATGACAACAGTGTAGAGTTACGTAGGAATTactttaaaaagatatatttttaaatgatagaTTGCGTATCAAAATTAAAGTCATAAGATTACACAAATTTATGTTTGTGAATGAATATGCAGGTGGTCCCTGATTGCAGGAAGACTTCCAGGAAGAACATCAAACGATGTGAAGAATTACTGGATCACCTACACACGACGTAAATCACATTCTCAAAACAAACATAACAACGTAAAACAGCAGGATGAGACAGAATCATCACTGAAACCCCATGATGTTGTAAAGCCTGTGCCTCTAGCTTTACCAAAAACTTGCCCTAAGTTACTGCAAGAGAAATTTATAGATAGCTCCAAAGTTGGTGTTACTGAAGAAGGTGCAACTTCTTTATCAGGGTCGGAGAATTGGTTTGAAACTCTGTTAGATGAGAAGGGAAACAATATTACACTTAACAACAAGACATGCTTCTTTACAGAAAAAGATGGAGTGTTTGAAAAATGGGATGAAGAGCTTAGTTCAATTGCTTCTCACTTTTTTACAGAAACTGAAACTTGGACCGATATGTTTATTGACCTGGGaattaattagtatatatatatatatatatatatatatatatatatatatatatatatatatatataattaattgtatatgtgtgtgtgagagTGTGTGGTGGCTGAAGAAAGGAATATTGAGTTCTTCTGATACTCATTATTTTTCTTGTGATGAATATGTACTGTATG
This region of Vigna unguiculata cultivar IT97K-499-35 chromosome 5, ASM411807v1, whole genome shotgun sequence genomic DNA includes:
- the LOC114186176 gene encoding transcription factor MYB90-like, coding for MEAMEEFSGVRKGAWSKFEDELLKACVHLYGEGQWHLVPQRAGLKRCRKSCRLRWLNYLKPNIKRGDFSEDEVDLMIKLHKLLGNRWSLIAGRLPGRTSNDVKNYWITYTRRKSHSQNKHNNVKQQDETESSLKPHDVVKPVPLALPKTCPKLLQEKFIDSSKVGVTEEGATSLSGSENWFETLLDEKGNNITLNNKTCFFTEKDGVFEKWDEELSSIASHFFTETETWTDMFIDLGIN